The genomic segment CAAGAATGATAGAACATTACAACAGTTTGTATGATACAAAAACGTATtgattattacatttattttaatagttGAATACTAATATAAAGAAACCGTAATACGAATAAGATACAATTcattgaatttatttaatactaaaGAGGATAAGTAATTTAATATACTCAACTGATAATGTAGATATTTTGCTGCGAATATAGCAGCAAgttttattctaatattattgtcaatattatcataaatcgaccatattttctatttcttaacATTTGTGATCTATagtaaatataatgtttataacgtttaaatataATAGAAGTCTAATTATAGGATTTTTGATTGAAATAATTGGAGATAATTAGAGCGTTGCATCTAGGAAATttttgcgatataagttatgtATGGCTGTATTGTAATGCAATGTAGTACTTGAAGTTGGCACAAAATGGATGCTGCTTGCAAATATATCAATTTCAACTAAACATCGATATACAAAATGGGAAATCAATTAGTCGGTATTGCGCCTAGTCAAATATTTCCAGTCGAACATTATTTGACGGATCATAGTGATTTATTATTTGATGTAAAGTAAGTATTTTAATCAAATGCTATATAATGACTAACTTTTCACCAACTTATATTCTGTTGAAGCTTTTCATAACAtatttaatctaaattaaaaaatcttggaaatatcttttaatagaagaaatataatatatctctATGCATTTTGTATAAGACAGAATTATTGAACATAAATGATGAATCATGTAAAtgacatataaattatatttatatatcccCAGTTGGTTTTTGCAATTAATCTTTATGTGTCTACAGCTTAGGAAGTACTAGATTTTTTAAAGTCGCCCGTGCCAGGAGCCAAGAGGGTCTTATAGTAGTTAAAGTTTTTGCTATTCATGATCCAACACTTCCACTCTCTGCTTAtaaagaaaaacttgaggaaATTAGGTCTAAATTAGCATCTGCCGTAAATTGCCTACCTTTTCAAAGaatgattgtaaatatttttaaatagtatttatgTTGCACCGTATATTATAGattaacatataattataaataaatatgtgtttATATAAGCTCACAGAAAAATCAGGATCAATAATGAGGGAATATGTAAAGTATTCCCTTTATGACAGAATTAGTACTAGACCATTTTTAACAAGCATAGAAAAAAAATGGATTACCTTTCAAGTTTTGTATGCTTTACATCAAGCTCATAAGGTAAGATGATatctaaaattttctaaatgaaCGAGTTAtgttatttaaaactattacaTTAGATAATTATCAAATGTCAATTAACTATGTTTAAGAATTTCAGTTGCTCATTTCTTGTAAATTAGTCCTTAGCTGATAAAACAACGAGTTAAAATGCTTTTCACAGTGTCAAACAGTGAACATAACTGCAATCCTGTCCTGAAAGAACATTAAAcaacaaaattaaaatgttaCTTCTCATTTGACTATAGTTTGGAGTCTGCCATGGTGACATAAAACTAGAAAACATTATGATAACCAGTTGGAACTGGATTTTACTCACAGATTTTGCAAGTTTTAAGCCGACTTATCTACCTGAAGATAATCCTGCTGATTTTTCATACTTTTTTGACACCTCTAGGAGGAGGTACACAATCAAATAGCGTAATCCTTGATAATCATTGttatattattgttttaaataatgATTCATTCGCCTATTTCAGGACATGTTACATAGCTCCAGAACGGTTTGTGAAAACACTATCTTCAGAATTAAgcaatacattattattatcagaACAAGAGCTAAAAACAGGTGACTTACATCCAATGATGGATATTTTTTCTGCAGGCTGTGCATTAACAGAATTATATAATGAAGGACATCCACCATTTGACTTTTCTCAACTATTAGGTGAGCTTAATATACATAAAGATTGTATATAagttgtatatataatattatttcaataaaatatttaagaatttcATTATTGTGATATCTTAAGCATATAGAAACAATGAATATTCAGTGAGCAAGCATTTGGATACAATAGAAGATTCAGGAATACGTGAACTTCTTGCATCTATGATGGATAGGAACCCGGCAAATAGAAAAAGCGCTGAAATTTATTTAGCCCAAGCTCGTGGAACAGTATTtccagaatatttttatttatttcttcaacCATATATGCTTATCTTTTCTGCTGCCCCAATTTTATCTCctgatgaaaaaattaatagacTTAAAAAAGATATTGGTAATATCATCAATATTTTAAAGGcagaggaaaatgaaaaaatgaagaGTGACATAAGAAACGCAGAAGTCACACAAAATAACCATTTTGAAAACAATGTGGAGTCAACTAAGGACGATTCTGGTCACAGCGAGGATAATACTATCATAGAAGTTGACAGTGATCAAAGTTTTGACAAGAGCGATTTAAATCAAAGTGATCCAAAAACTGTCCAAATTCAAAACTCTAATTGTAACAGTCAAACAGATCAGCATTCGCACACTATATTAATTGAAAGTCAAAGacgaaaaatagatttaaagaGCGAGAAAAAGGTTTTATCTTCAGAACCTGTCGAAGGATTGGTTATTATTACTCAGCTCGTTACTTCATGCATACGAGGTTTACATCATTCTCAATCTAAATTACAAAGTTTAGAAATATTACTTGAACTTGCTGAAAACACATCAGATGAAACAATATTGGATCGAATTTTGCCTTATATCgtaagtattttaatatgaaatgaaTAAAACTCCAATAACTGTTAACAAAGTTTATCTAATATATTGTACAGTTTCATTTAGTTCATGATCCTGCTCCACGTGTACGGGTATCAGCAATACATACTTTGACAAAATGTTTGCATCTTGTAAAATCAATTCCACCATCAGATGTGAACATCTTTCCAGAATATATTTTACCTGGTTTAGCACATATCACACAAGATGAAGCTGTAATTGTTAGAGCCGCTTATGCAGAAAATATTGCACATTTAGCAcacattgcattacgttatttaGAAAATGCTCATTTATCCAACTTAGGTAACAAAGAAGGTCCAAAACCAAGTTATGACAGTGAGCTTCAAACTTTGCACGAAatggtaattaataaaattatttttaacaatatttatgtatgctatatattaaaaaaaatatatatatatatatataattattaggtGCAACAATCTGTGTCCATGTTATTAACAGATCCTCAGAATTTAGTAAAACAAACATTAATGGAAAGTgggataaataaattatgtgtATTTTTTGGAAAACAAAAGGCCAATGATATTTTGCTTAGTCATGTAATCACATTTTTAAATGATAAGGAAGACAAAGAGTTAAGAGGTTCCTTTTTCGAATGTATTGTTGGTGTCGCTGCTTATGTTGGTTGGCATAGCAGTCCTATTCTTATGCCTCTTCTTCAACAAGGACTAGCAGATCCTGAGGAATTTGTAACCACAAAGGCTATTAGTGCAATGGCAACTCTCACAGAATTAGGTCTCTTACACAAGTCCGCTCTTTATCAacttttatatgaaaccatGGTCTTTTTAGTAAGTTATGTTTTAACAATACTAATAATTATAGCATTGCAATTTTTGCTattcaatattttgaatttaaacTCCTTTGTAGGTGCATCCAAATTTATGGATAAGACATGCGACTGTTGGTTTCATATCTACGGCGGCAAGAACACTTAACTTAGTAGATGTTCAGTGCAAAGTTCAATCAATAATACAGCCCTACTTAAAACATCCATTAattcaaatagaaaaagaagTTTTGTTATTAGAAGCCTTGGTATCTCCTATAC from the Bombus terrestris chromosome 1, iyBomTerr1.2, whole genome shotgun sequence genome contains:
- the LOC100649679 gene encoding phosphoinositide 3-kinase regulatory subunit 4 isoform X3 encodes the protein MGNQLVGIAPSQIFPVEHYLTDHSDLLFDVNLGSTRFFKVARARSQEGLIVVKVFAIHDPTLPLSAYKEKLEEIRSKLASAVNCLPFQRMILTEKSGSIMREYVKYSLYDRISTRPFLTSIEKKWITFQVLYALHQAHKFGVCHGDIKLENIMITSWNWILLTDFASFKPTYLPEDNPADFSYFFDTSRRRTCYIAPERFVKTLSSELSNTLLLSEQELKTGDLHPMMDIFSAGCALTELYNEGHPPFDFSQLLAYRNNEYSVSKHLDTIEDSGIRELLASMMDRNPANRKSAEIYLAQARGTVFPEYFYLFLQPYMLIFSAAPILSPDEKINRLKKDIGNIINILKAEENEKMKSDIRNAEVTQNNHFENNVESTKDDSGHSEDNTIIEVDSDQSFDKSDLNQSDPKTVQIQNSNCNSQTDQHSHTILIESQRRKIDLKSEKKVLSSEPVEGLVIITQLVTSCIRGLHHSQSKLQSLEILLELAENTSDETILDRILPYIFHLVHDPAPRVRVSAIHTLTKCLHLVKSIPPSDVNIFPEYILPGLAHITQDEAVIVRAAYAENIAHLAHIALRYLENAHLSNLGNKEGPKPSYDSELQTLHEMVQQSVSMLLTDPQNLVKQTLMESGINKLCVFFGKQKANDILLSHVITFLNDKEDKELRGSFFECIVGVAAYVGWHSSPILMPLLQQGLADPEEFVTTKAISAMATLTELGLLHKSALYQLLYETMVFLVHPNLWIRHATVGFISTAARTLNLVDVQCKVQSIIQPYLKHPLIQIEKEVLLLEALVSPIPRIVYDSLVKYNDVEELFQVLEQRQTARAKAVTGIVPQYSEMSTSLRNLFRRLSSESMTETIEDQLLIMKPHLMKINKYRNSMDAKLSTAKSIDGKLELNTIKDKIRHHIVILYPDTKGDLGLPPFKRLDRRTSDSVGTYATMNQEWRTMFAAQDNVQHTVKMSDMTGSNGSPSQSLHGGDIHLSPQHSLSDMNSINDHSLHERSYIQYRCAPCRLEVRQLTYRKQEQHAAALRAQHWADNIAWQAGSRLLPSGWRPRGVPIAHLHEHRAAVNRLASIPDTSLFASSSADGCIKIWDASRMEGRNIANRSRQTYMHRGGPLVGLAICDQGQSLASSASQSGTVFVLRIESNSSKMSVIGTRQLDLQEEGCAVDLQYLDSGSQSVLVYASLYGSLVGWDLRCPGTTWRLENDLKHGVITSFCVNNYQQWLTLGTSSGVHTCWDLRFQLPITSIKHPTNARVRKVITHPTEHSWIISAVQGNNEISMWNLETDFRQMVLWASSAPPLSHSQGGHSVCAMYSGCIDRSGFLLAGGTDMRLRFWDLNTPNESYVALPAANDVTSPNSLAYEQRLIDGTNVVQEVLAGGGPTPSSGGGSSIRTRNSEEGGQGPETPPSGHHDTISADKLVQKDRELDPEMRKDWDLSSYKFLSIFPSLLSLVAVCIADSCNSVVVDNHNLVVYRKEFQPKGLQTQRQSTIKI
- the LOC100649679 gene encoding phosphoinositide 3-kinase regulatory subunit 4 isoform X1; the encoded protein is MGNQLVGIAPSQIFPVEHYLTDHSDLLFDVNLGSTRFFKVARARSQEGLIVVKVFAIHDPTLPLSAYKEKLEEIRSKLASAVNCLPFQRMILTEKSGSIMREYVKYSLYDRISTRPFLTSIEKKWITFQVLYALHQAHKFGVCHGDIKLENIMITSWNWILLTDFASFKPTYLPEDNPADFSYFFDTSRRRTCYIAPERFVKTLSSELSNTLLLSEQELKTGDLHPMMDIFSAGCALTELYNEGHPPFDFSQLLAYRNNEYSVSKHLDTIEDSGIRELLASMMDRNPANRKSAEIYLAQARGTVFPEYFYLFLQPYMLIFSAAPILSPDEKINRLKKDIGNIINILKAEENEKMKSDIRNAEVTQNNHFENNVESTKDDSGHSEDNTIIEVDSDQSFDKSDLNQSDPKTVQIQNSNCNSQTDQHSHTILIESQRRKIDLKSEKKVLSSEPVEGLVIITQLVTSCIRGLHHSQSKLQSLEILLELAENTSDETILDRILPYIFHLVHDPAPRVRVSAIHTLTKCLHLVKSIPPSDVNIFPEYILPGLAHITQDEAVIVRAAYAENIAHLAHIALRYLENAHLSNLGNKEGPKPSYDSELQTLHEMVQQSVSMLLTDPQNLVKQTLMESGINKLCVFFGKQKANDILLSHVITFLNDKEDKELRGSFFECIVGVAAYVGWHSSPILMPLLQQGLADPEEFVTTKAISAMATLTELGLLHKSALYQLLYETMVFLVHPNLWIRHATVGFISTAARTLNLVDVQCKVQSIIQPYLKHPLIQIEKEVLLLEALVSPIPRIVYDSLVKYNDVEELFQVLEQRQTARAKAVTGIVPQYSEMSTSLRNLFRRLSSESMTETIEDQLLIMKPHLMKINKYRNSMDAKLSTAKSIDGKLELNTIKDKIRHHIVILYPDTKGDLGLPPFKRLDRRTSDSVGTYATMNQEWRTMFAAQDNVQHTVKMSDMTGSNGSPSQSLHGGDIHLSPQHSLSDMNSINDHSLHERSYIQYRCAPCRLEVRQLTYRKQEQHAAALRAQHWADNIAWQAGSRLLPSGWRPRGVPIAHLHEHRAAVNRLASIPDTSLFASSSADGCIKIWDASRMEGRNIANRSRQTYMHRGGPLVGLAICDQGQSLASSASQSGTVFVLRIESNSSKMSVIGTRQLDLQEEGCAVDLQYLDSGSQSVLVYASLYGSLVGWDLRCPGTTWRLENDLKHGVITSFCVNNYQQWLTLGTSSGVHTCWDLRFQLPITSIKHPTNARVRKVITHPTEHSWIISAVQGNNEISMWNLETDFRQMVLWASSAPPLSHSQGGHSVCAMYSGCIDRSGFLLAGGTDMRLRFWDLNTPNESYVALPAANDVTSPNSLAYEQRLIDGTNVVQEVLAGGGPTPSSGGGSSIRTRNSEEGGQGPETPPSGHHDTISAVAMSNTCILTGSTDGLIQVWK